The window GCAAGAGTTTCTACATGCAATCACATGAACAGTAAGAAAAGGAACACTACCAATAGCAAATAATTAGGCTACATTTTTCAACCTTTGCAACACCTTTTCAGGTTCAAATCATAATTTATGTCGAGCTCAGGCTATGTTTGTCAATTCCAGTTCAAGAATTTGACTGAGGTACGGATCGAAATGTCTGATGCATGACACAACTAGTTCTAAAATTCCTTATGCGTGATCCGCACAGATATAAGGGGTAAATGAAGATATCAAAAGTTTAGTATAAACAGTCGGGACAAGTGTATGTCAGACCTTGTTTTCAAATATAGCATTTCTTGCTGCATTGCAAGATTTAGCAAAATATCAGATTAAATCTAACAGCTACAATCAAATGTTCTTGTTTTTTTATATTACCAAACAACAAAGATTAGAAAAAAATACAATTTTCTACCaacaaattttctttcttttattgccCTACCATACCCCTCCTCTTTTCTTTAGTGGGGCTGACAAATTTCAGCTATGTTACTCGTACTTGTTTACAGGCATAACCTGGGTGTGAATCCGAGTGTCTGATGTGGATGTTTATTACAAGTTTTTAGATGAATAGGAATATCTAGTAAAGTTTTCAGCATTGATCTAGAATCTAGATATTTTCAGTAAGTTATATTCCTATGCATTAGTGATTAGCAAGTTGATACTATATCAAAAATACACCAACATACTTGTTCCACTTCTGTTAGCCGACCCTACCTAGTGGAATAATGCCTAGTTGTTGTTGTATTAATTCATGTTTCAAGTGCCATACTCTTGTATAAATCATACAATATTTGATGCAATGACATATCTCCCAACTCTTCTTTGTTAATTCACTTGGTTATTCTTGAATATTGGGTTTTCGGTCCCACCATCATGTGGTACACACCAACTTATAAATGAAGAAAATTAACAAAGATCAATATCTAAGCAAACAGTTTCTGGTACAACTAAACTAAACCAGCATTAGTTCTTATAGACCTTGGATATGTTCCATCTTCCTGACTTTCTCTTTGAAACTAAATGCTAAAACAGGGCTTCCAAGAATCTAGCCTTGAACTACTCTGAAATAGGTGAATCACCAAATACAGCACAAGTGAATCTAGTTTTTGGTTTCATCCCTGTTATGCCTGCTTCAGAAAATCATTAGACAGAAGCTTCCAACCCTGAAAATTGTGCTAGTTCCACTTTTAATTGGCAAACCTTGCATGGAATCCCAATCCCAAAATCACTCTTTCCTAAGGTCACTTGCTAAAGGGAAGAGCCAACTTTGATCACTATGAAAAGGCAAGGTAGAGAGAGGTGATTTCAACTTGAACAAAAACAGAAATTGGAAACCGCATTCTCTAATCATGTGCTCTATACTTTTCCGAGGTAAATCTAATATGGGAATTTAGAAAAGAAGATAGATAAACACACCTAAAAGACAAAGTTGAATGTGCTAAACAACTATTTGAAGAACTTACTAAAATACATGAATATCATCTATGGAAATTGcatgttgtgaatttttctaaatttccACAGAAGAGGGATCCTGGGGCATGGGTGCCATAAGCAAATACAGAACCAAAATTTGACTTATGAGAATTGCAACAATAAACATAAACAAGCTTATAATTGCAACAATAAACATAATCAAGCTTAGAATTGCAACAAGAAACATAACAAGCAAGTGGTAGCAGTTAACACCATCTTGCCTATTGACATAAATAGCAACTACCAAGATAGTTATCATGTGGAAAATTGAAACCATTGGCGGAATTTAGAAGCATAATACTTACAGGACAACAGGTACCACAGTCAAAAATTTCCTGTTACGTGTTAGTTGCTTGCCATTATCTATCTGCTCCCACCAGGTCAAGTTATTATATATACCCTGATCTTCGGCGAAGGGAGTACCCTTTTTCCAGTGGAAGAAGTAATATGTGACCTGACAAACAATCCAGTTAAAAATTACACGCAGAAAGGCAAAAAGGCCACATATGAGAATATTCGCAATTAAGTAAACATGGAAAACTTGTAAGCAAACAAGATCGGGATACACAAAAATCAGTTAATTCTTAGGAAATTGACCTATCTCAGATCAAGATAAAATAGCAGGTGTAGATTGCAAGGACAACGTGCTTGTGGATCAGTAAGTGCAGCGATTAAAATACCTGAacatttcataaagaagaaagaCATATCGAAGCATCCTGAAACCAACACAACACAAATCTTTTACTTAAATTGCTCACGAAAATAAAGAGGATGCCAAATTGTAATTACTAATCCCAACTCCTCCACCGCATTGCATAGCATCGATCAAACCTAACCAGTTTGGAGAGGGAAAAAACGATCATTTGGCCATCAAAAAATGTTCCTCCGAGGTTATTTCTAAAATGCTCGCACCTTTGATCCATATGCTATGTTCTGTCATCGAATCAAATAAGCCACAACATCTCCAAACTCAACAATCAGAAACCCTACTTTTGTGAACATTGGGAACGAGATCATGAAAGGGGCAAAAGATCAAAACATTGGGGATGAGGAAGGGAAATCGGTGCCACATACCGAGAAGTGGAAGAGATTGACGACGGTCCAAGCCATGCCAGCGGAGCAGCCGAAGAAGGAGAGGACGAGGAGccaggagaagaagaggatgaatatGTAGGTGGTCCAGACGCCGGGGTACATGAACCACTCAGTGTTCTTGTTCAGATCCGGAGGAGGCACCGTGTGCACGTAGAGCTTCACCATGGCGTCGCCGCTTACACCTCCTCCTCCGTCAGGGTGGTCAGATACGGAGCTTCTGGGCGAGAGGGGGAGAGGAAAGGGGAAGGAGAGGAGGATTTATACCAGAAGGAGAAATGGAGAAAGGATCGATGGTTCAAAGGTTGGCGTTTGGCTGTTGGTGCGAGCAGGCGTGGAATCCGTTGCTGGGTCTCCGTCGGCGTCTGCGGACGAGATCAGACGGCAAGGCAAGGACGAAGCCAATTCTTTCGCTTTCCAACATGTGAGCAAATTGCAATTCACCCCttacattttatttatttacttttcaaCACATTTCCTAAAATTTCGATCGCGTCTAAAACCACTAAGATCAACAGCAGCATTGGCATGCCCTAATACGAGAGAGACGCATGCCGGAGGCGGAGAGAAATCGATTGATTTGCGCAAAGAAGAAGGTGGAGGAGGAAACAGAGATGGACCTCCATCTCGCGGAAATCTCACAAAGCTTCGTTCAGGAGGCGACCATGGGCCACGAGGACTTGGAAAGCTCCAACGACGAAGGGAGGGAGAAGTTCAAGACCATGGGAGGAAGATGGAGAGCAACAATCATTGTGAAACTGGACCCGCCTCTGACTGATGATACAGACTGCGATTTCTTCATTGCAAAACTGGAGAGCTCGGATGAGTACAATCATATGCTCACTGATGGACCTTGATTATCTCGGATCGCTATCTACCAGTTCCTTCGTCGATGAACTCCCAAGAAGTCCAAAGCTTTCAAAGCTTAACAAATAGAGAAATTTAAGAGATTTTGATAAGTTGGCAGATGTTTGGCCGGTGATGGAGAAGTCTGAGAGGCCTTATTAGTAAGGTGTCAGATGTCATGGAGATGGACGCCTTAATAGGTGTGGGTTTGTACTCACAAAGATAAAtgagattttattattattattgttaatttAGGTAGCCAGACGATTAATTCCGAAGGCATACGACCTTTTCTCCTGATTTATCTATTAGATAAATGTGAAGGGATATCATCCGTTCCATGGGAGTTAGGATAAATGAGATATTTAATAATAGAGAgagtaaaaaaatctttaaaaaatttaaggatagatatataaatttataattttttttttatttttatagatCCATTACTTAATATGTCtgtctttaaatttttttaaaaaatttcttttctcTACATGTCATTTTCCTTAGTTTAATATAATGACTTAAAGATTCACAACAAAGTCAATTTAAAGACAAGAGAAAGAGTGATACACAGTGGTACAGTAGGGTAGCTAGGATTTTAAACTAAGAGaggtgatttttaaaaattttaaaatttagtatagGTTAATTTTCATAAtctaaaatctaaattttaaatttaagaaggCAAaaatgtaacgcccaaaaattctcgaaatacttttagaaatattctatgatttttctggaattttaggatatttttacagaatttttaaaatagcagaagtatcaaaaattaaatagaatcgtaaaatagcttaagcgggaattgaacccgagacctattgggttctatgacttaaggtaaactctagtaaccaagtaaaCCCAGCAAGACCGtgttgaaaggaaaggggaacaattatatttatatttgagttgggctgaattacccacttaatataaatagggaatttaagtgaggaattattattttcttaaacgataaaacttttccctcaaaccctcacacaTCCGCCGACCCAtctccctcaccctctcggcgcccaagtccaaggaacctagggttccgtccaaaggccataggagcacctttctgacgacgactccgacacgaggacgctcctctccgcgagaggaacacatagacgcaaggagatcgtcgagaagatcgtctccaccggaaatttagcgattagaatcgtaagaaaactagcgcaggaggtaagaaactcctcacctgcagtataagtagctttcgtgtgattgcatgttttagtttagtagtttatggatttttggcgcatagggtgtgcaacagcgcacACTAAGTGCTCAATAGTATGTTCAGCACcattaaaatgcgacttaggcattttaatagttagctaaatgcgatagaagcatttaattAGCATATGCAGTTTctctacagcttatatgggactacggtccaataggtgggctcctacagtcgcctctaggttcagacaacctagccctaggttcagataacctagaaatagccaaataagaagaatttagctataaccagtattttattttagcagtggcactgtactggattatatatccattgggttgggctcccacagtcgtccataggtttagataacctagtaaaccctactaaattcgggacttgcaaacccgggtctagttagggatgcgcgcatagcaagtacagttgccgggtccatcagcaacatgattattattttaatctatttatggtaaatagttttcaaaactcacaaatcagttgtgtataatGTTTAAATTCAGTTCTAATGTAGTTTTAGTTTCAGCTCAGTTCATGATTCAGCTTAGTTTCCATTACTGATACATGTGATAActctatgattagttttggtttctatgttgtatgataccatgccatgcttttacctgttcagcatatatttcaaatagcatgttttaaaaacataaattacatcgtatgcatgttttagtgaggtagatgatttcttactaa is drawn from Zingiber officinale cultivar Zhangliang chromosome 1B, Zo_v1.1, whole genome shotgun sequence and contains these coding sequences:
- the LOC121984646 gene encoding ORM1-like protein 3, with the protein product MVKLYVHTVPPPDLNKNTEWFMYPGVWTTYIFILFFSWLLVLSFFGCSAGMAWTVVNLFHFSVTYYFFHWKKGTPFAEDQGIYNNLTWWEQIDNGKQLTRNRKFLTVVPVVLYLIASHTTDYRHPMLFLNTLAVAVLVIAKFPNMHKVRIFGING